The DNA segment ACCGATGCTGGCAGCGTTGTCCGGCGTGTCTGTGCCGGCTGGGCTGGGTGTCATGAGGGAGGGGAACTGCTCGCCCTGCGGCTGGCGGTGCTCGAGGGCAGCATCGACGCCGTCACGTACCGGGCTGTGGTCGAGTACGTCTCGCCGGTGGCCCTGTTCCCTTCCGGCCGTGAAGCTGCTGCTCATGGTGAGGCCGGCGTTGGCGCGCCGACCGAGGAGGCTCTCCGCCTGATCAACAAGATCAGGCGGACGCGCAACGACTTGGTGCAGTAAGCGTTGTCCGTTGTCGGTCATGAGCGAGGCAAGATGAGCAGTGCGACGGCCGTATCCATGCCGAAACAGACGTATCGGTATGACCGATGGTCCGTGCTTCGCCAAGTGGGCCGAGCGGGAGCTTCGAGTACCGTCAGCGGCGGCCGTGCTCTGGGGCCAGCTGGCCGGGTTCGGCGTGCGGCTGCTCTTGGCCTTTAGTGCCGTCTATGAGCAGTCGTGCTGGAGTGTGACGGCGGCGGTGCCGCGCAGCCCTTGATCAGCGGGTCGTAGGGCTCGTCCTGCGGCGTGTGGATGAGGATGAAGTCCTTGCCTGCCTCGGTCGCGACCTCGTACAGGCGGGCCAGGACGTCGGCCTCGGTGGGACGGTCGATGCCAAGGGCGGCGACCGCCCGGCGCTGCTGCGCTGGCAGGTCGGGCATGCCCTCCAGGTACTCGGCAGCCAGCTCGGCGCTCTCCTCCGCGGTGAACGCTCGGCAGTCGCGCCACCAGGGTGCGACCAGGAGGAGCCGCAGGAGTTCCGGCAGGCCGACCGCGACCAGAGTTGCGCCCCCTTCGGAATCCACGTACAGGACCGGGCGTTCCTCTCCGCTGTCCCCGCAGAAGAAGTACCTGCTCCGGTTCCATCACGCGCGAAGCCCTCCAGCGCCGCGCCCGACGCGAGGTGGACCTCCTCGTCGTGTTCTCCCCGGTCGAGTTCGAGGTCGCCAGGCCATGCCAGGTAGCAGGAGGCGTCGATGTGTTCGTGGATGGCGGTGATCAGCGATTGCATGCGCCGCACCTTAGTGACCAGGGGCGAGACTCACGTGCTCACCGGCAGCACGTGGACCGGGAGGCATGGGGGTGAGGATCAGGACATCAGGCGGATGTCGCGTGCCTTGCCGACCTGACGGACCTCTCTTTCACCGCGCTCCGGCCTCAGCGTCCCGTGCGTCGGTGAGCTGGCCCGCTGGGGTCAGATGGCGCGTGGTGGTGGCGGTGGACGGCGGTTCCGCGGGCCGTCAAGGGCCCGAGCTCGCTGTCGGGGCTGGTCAGGATGATGCTGAGCCGCCTGCGCGCCAGCTATGC comes from the Streptomyces sp. SUK 48 genome and includes:
- a CDS encoding DUF6283 family protein, translated to MSSSLRAPAQRPCDSCPYRRDVPAGIWTAEEYAKLRRYDADTPDQPTRLFQCHQTDAGSVVRRVCAGWAGCHEGGELLALRLAVLEGSIDAVTYRAVVEYVSPVALFPSGREAAAHGEAGVGAPTEEALRLINKIRRTRNDLVQ